A single genomic interval of Halorubrum aethiopicum harbors:
- a CDS encoding DNA adenine methylase, whose protein sequence is MAEPILKWAGGKRQLLDALYARFPESYGRYHEPFVGGGALFFDLEPDAGTINDANPRLVSLYERVRDEPDRLIERLESFADPEADPDPDLPYAETTQRGREVESYYYQQRARFNDRPYTGEYDPLEEAALFVYLNRTCYNGLYRENADGGFNVPIGRYADPDWVKRDRIRRASEALESVEISDRDFEYVLEAADPGDLVYFDPPYEPMSPTADFTAYSADGFDREDQERLIETATTLDDRGVSVIVSNSGVTYDRYAEAGFHVDTVDATRAINSDGDGREAVDEVIATNVPEADRRDAGQRPLSTFEDG, encoded by the coding sequence ATGGCCGAGCCGATCCTCAAGTGGGCCGGCGGGAAACGGCAGCTCCTCGACGCGCTGTACGCGCGGTTCCCGGAGTCGTACGGCCGGTACCACGAGCCCTTCGTGGGCGGCGGCGCGCTCTTCTTCGACCTCGAGCCCGACGCGGGCACGATCAACGACGCGAACCCGCGGCTCGTCTCGCTGTACGAGCGGGTCCGCGACGAGCCGGACCGCCTCATCGAGCGGCTGGAGTCGTTCGCGGACCCCGAGGCGGACCCCGACCCGGACCTCCCGTACGCGGAGACGACCCAGCGCGGCCGCGAGGTGGAGAGCTACTACTACCAACAGCGCGCCCGGTTCAACGACCGGCCGTACACGGGCGAGTACGACCCCCTCGAGGAGGCCGCACTCTTCGTGTACCTGAACCGGACCTGCTACAACGGCCTCTACCGCGAGAACGCCGACGGCGGCTTCAACGTCCCGATCGGTCGGTACGCGGACCCGGACTGGGTCAAACGCGACCGGATCCGCCGGGCGAGCGAGGCGCTCGAGAGCGTCGAGATCTCCGACCGCGACTTCGAGTACGTCCTCGAGGCCGCCGACCCCGGCGACTTGGTGTACTTCGATCCCCCGTACGAACCGATGAGCCCGACCGCCGACTTCACCGCCTACAGCGCGGACGGGTTCGATCGTGAGGACCAGGAGCGGCTGATCGAGACCGCGACGACCCTCGACGACCGGGGGGTGAGCGTCATCGTCTCGAACAGCGGGGTGACGTACGACCGGTACGCGGAGGCGGGCTTTCACGTCGACACCGTGGACGCGACCCGCGCGATCAACAGCGACGGCGACGGCCGGGAGGCGGTCGACGAGGTGATCGCGACGAACGTGCCCGAAGCCGACCGCCGCGACGCCGGCCAGCGCCCGCTGTCGACGTTCGAGGACGGCTGA
- a CDS encoding universal stress protein: MTKLDIDLVLAPVDGSEASHEAVDYAIGIASEYGASVHALYVLDEEVVRALESGSIDERDVAEDTAAFTESVAERAEAAGVGHSNSMAYGFSTEVKTVHPGSVVLDTAEEIESDFIVVPREPVTGEPGQVLEKAAEYVLLYASQPVLSV; this comes from the coding sequence ATGACGAAGCTCGACATCGACCTCGTTCTCGCGCCCGTCGACGGCAGCGAGGCGTCCCACGAGGCCGTCGATTACGCGATCGGGATCGCGAGCGAGTACGGCGCGAGCGTCCACGCGCTGTACGTCCTCGACGAGGAGGTCGTCCGGGCGTTGGAGTCCGGCTCGATAGACGAGCGCGACGTCGCAGAGGACACCGCGGCGTTCACGGAGTCGGTCGCGGAGCGCGCCGAGGCGGCCGGCGTCGGTCACAGCAACTCCATGGCGTACGGGTTCTCCACCGAGGTGAAGACGGTCCATCCCGGAAGCGTCGTCCTCGACACCGCAGAGGAGATCGAGTCCGACTTCATCGTCGTCCCCCGCGAGCCGGTCACCGGCGAGCCCGGGCAGGTGCTCGAGAAGGCCGCGGAGTACGTCCTGTTGTACGCGAGCCAGCCGGTCCTCTCGGTGTGA
- a CDS encoding DUF3784 domain-containing protein has protein sequence MLGLPSPSVEWIAVGCLVAVAGWLIRFRGWTFLLAGYDGTSSVPDEVVAETAGNTVLRIGLAGIAIGVVVALVDPPAFLPAVYAAAVVFAVARLIYRFHTYAPAKAA, from the coding sequence ATGCTCGGACTGCCCTCCCCTTCGGTCGAGTGGATCGCGGTCGGATGCCTCGTCGCGGTCGCCGGCTGGCTGATCAGGTTCCGCGGGTGGACGTTCCTGCTCGCGGGGTACGACGGGACATCGTCCGTCCCCGACGAGGTCGTCGCGGAGACCGCGGGAAACACCGTCCTCCGGATCGGACTGGCGGGGATCGCGATCGGCGTCGTCGTCGCGCTCGTCGACCCCCCGGCGTTCCTCCCGGCGGTGTACGCGGCCGCGGTGGTTTTCGCGGTCGCCCGACTGATCTACCGGTTCCACACGTACGCGCCGGCGAAGGCCGCCTGA
- a CDS encoding TatD family hydrolase — protein MTDDLDTPVLDNHLHLDPRHGRGIDAVDDFVRLGGTHLLVVNKPSWLLGVDVEEPDDFRAVFEETVDVVDDATEALPGRAWPVLGVHPGLVSRLVDDRGFAPEEARDLMSGGIDVASEFVEAGRALALKSGRPHYDVSDAVWEASNAVTRHAFERAAGIGCAVQLHTEASEDLTDLANAAESVGLDPNRVVKHYAAGRLAGPTPSVMSEKDRLKRAAESGEPFLMETDFVDDPDRPGMVLGPKTVPRRVRWLLESGYEEAVRRAHVETPAAVYGIDTEATLEE, from the coding sequence GTGACCGACGACCTCGACACGCCGGTGCTCGACAACCACCTCCACCTCGACCCCCGGCACGGCCGCGGCATCGACGCAGTCGACGACTTCGTCCGTCTCGGCGGCACCCACCTCCTCGTCGTAAACAAACCCTCGTGGCTCCTCGGCGTCGACGTCGAGGAGCCGGACGACTTCCGGGCGGTCTTCGAGGAGACGGTCGACGTCGTCGACGACGCGACGGAGGCACTGCCCGGCCGCGCGTGGCCCGTCCTCGGCGTCCATCCGGGGCTCGTGAGCCGGCTGGTCGACGACCGCGGGTTCGCGCCCGAGGAGGCGCGCGACCTGATGTCCGGGGGGATCGACGTCGCGAGCGAGTTCGTCGAGGCCGGCCGCGCGCTGGCGCTCAAGTCGGGGCGGCCCCACTACGACGTGAGCGACGCGGTGTGGGAGGCCTCGAACGCGGTGACCCGCCACGCGTTCGAGCGGGCCGCCGGGATCGGTTGCGCCGTCCAGCTTCACACGGAGGCGAGCGAGGACCTCACGGACCTCGCGAACGCCGCCGAGTCGGTCGGGCTCGACCCGAACAGGGTGGTGAAACACTACGCGGCCGGGCGGCTCGCGGGCCCGACCCCGAGCGTGATGAGCGAGAAGGACCGGCTGAAACGCGCCGCGGAGTCGGGCGAGCCGTTCCTGATGGAGACGGACTTCGTCGACGACCCCGACAGGCCGGGGATGGTGCTCGGCCCGAAGACCGTCCCGCGCCGGGTCCGCTGGCTGCTCGAGTCCGGGTACGAGGAGGCCGTGCGGCGCGCGCACGTCGAGACGCCCGCCGCGGTGTACGGGATCGACACCGAGGCGACGCTGGAGGAATGA
- a CDS encoding Rieske (2Fe-2S) protein, whose protein sequence is MADGTRIVDLEAVPENGSYRFTAKDPFANETELILVRCDEDPGVRAWSNTCPHESQSLDVGDGAAIRDDAIVCPRHGSHFDTCSGECDDGPAAGTTLPGVDLAVEDGEIHLADDRYTFLHEGGTDDDEGPGSTSHLSL, encoded by the coding sequence ATGGCCGACGGAACGCGGATCGTCGACCTCGAGGCGGTCCCCGAGAACGGGTCGTATCGCTTCACCGCGAAGGACCCGTTCGCGAACGAGACGGAGCTGATCCTCGTCCGCTGTGACGAGGATCCCGGGGTTCGCGCGTGGAGCAACACCTGCCCGCACGAGAGCCAGTCCCTCGACGTCGGCGACGGCGCGGCGATCCGGGACGACGCGATCGTCTGTCCGCGGCACGGGTCGCACTTCGATACCTGCTCCGGCGAGTGCGACGACGGCCCGGCGGCCGGAACGACGCTCCCCGGCGTCGACCTCGCGGTCGAGGACGGCGAGATCCACCTGGCCGACGACCGGTACACGTTCCTCCACGAGGGGGGAACCGACGACGACGAGGGGCCGGGGTCGACGTCGCACCTCTCGCTTTGA
- a CDS encoding putative ATP-dependent zinc protease, with protein MTTDPVRVGVLSLHNSKETKAICNAVEDLGHEPVWLREENAAISVEDGDVAVEPAVDVIANRLLLSNTDQPAELLGLATTFERIRPMLNEPDAVLASIHKFATAATLADWNIRVPDALLALSNDRLNEDRERFGEVGVYKTAIGTHGGGTWKVDLTERVNPKVGNRQAFLQQLIDRDDEKHRDLRVYVVGDEIVGSMYRYAPEGDWRTNVALGGAVEDATDDMPEEAADTALYAAEVMGLDYAGVDLVEGYDGWYVLEVNPTAGFKGLFQATGTSPAPHIAKLAIETVDGEVDDADVARLAGTLDDSRPSCAPKPKSRPSEQPVIGYIEEVVATGTSGSVQAFAKSDTGATRTSIDTSLAAEIGAGPIKSMTRVKSGSVKGGKARPVVDLVIGIGGNQHTVTASVEDRGHMEYPLLLGRDILSDYRVNVRKRADTDETERGESGEILEEE; from the coding sequence ATGACCACGGATCCGGTACGGGTGGGCGTGCTGTCGCTACACAACAGCAAGGAGACGAAGGCGATCTGTAACGCGGTCGAGGACCTCGGGCACGAGCCGGTGTGGCTCCGCGAGGAGAACGCGGCGATAAGCGTCGAGGACGGCGACGTGGCGGTCGAGCCCGCCGTCGACGTGATCGCGAACCGGCTGCTGTTGTCGAACACCGACCAGCCCGCCGAGCTCCTCGGGCTCGCGACGACCTTCGAGCGGATCCGGCCGATGCTCAACGAGCCGGACGCGGTGCTCGCGTCGATCCACAAGTTCGCGACCGCGGCGACGCTCGCCGACTGGAACATCCGCGTGCCCGACGCCCTGCTCGCGCTCTCGAACGACCGACTCAACGAGGACCGCGAGCGCTTCGGCGAGGTGGGCGTGTACAAGACCGCGATCGGCACCCACGGCGGCGGCACCTGGAAGGTCGACCTCACGGAGCGGGTGAACCCGAAGGTGGGCAACCGCCAGGCGTTCCTCCAGCAGCTCATCGACCGCGACGACGAGAAACACCGGGACCTGCGGGTGTACGTCGTCGGCGACGAGATCGTCGGGTCGATGTACCGCTACGCGCCCGAGGGCGACTGGCGGACCAACGTCGCGCTCGGCGGCGCGGTCGAGGACGCCACCGACGACATGCCCGAGGAGGCCGCCGACACCGCCCTGTACGCCGCGGAGGTGATGGGGCTCGACTACGCCGGCGTCGATCTCGTCGAGGGGTACGACGGCTGGTACGTCCTCGAGGTCAACCCCACCGCGGGGTTCAAGGGCCTCTTCCAGGCGACCGGCACGAGCCCCGCTCCGCACATCGCCAAGCTGGCGATCGAGACCGTCGACGGCGAGGTCGACGACGCGGACGTGGCCCGGCTCGCGGGCACGCTCGACGACTCCCGTCCCTCGTGTGCGCCGAAGCCGAAGTCGCGTCCGAGCGAACAGCCCGTCATCGGCTACATCGAGGAGGTCGTCGCCACGGGCACCTCCGGCTCGGTCCAGGCGTTCGCGAAGTCGGACACGGGCGCGACCCGGACCAGCATCGACACCTCGCTCGCAGCGGAGATCGGCGCGGGACCGATAAAGAGCATGACGCGGGTGAAGTCGGGCAGCGTGAAGGGCGGGAAGGCCCGCCCCGTCGTCGACCTCGTGATCGGGATCGGCGGCAACCAACACACCGTCACCGCGAGCGTCGAGGACCGCGGGCACATGGAGTACCCGCTGCTTCTCGGCCGCGACATCCTCTCCGACTACCGCGTCAACGTCCGCAAGCGCGCGGACACGGACGAGACGGAGCGCGGCGAGTCGGGCGAGATCCTCGAGGAGGAGTAG
- a CDS encoding DUF63 family protein: MATAPTPATLGDLPFLPAGTTLPPLPYLLVALVAGGGVAVALRRRRPRVAAAHVLALTPWIALGSALHVLYVVGTLPGVLAPFGGSPTVYLTVATLAGATWLVADAVADDAGRVPALLAAAGTLVLAPVVAAAVAGGVSGPGAYWSAVAAVASVPVAAVVRRALGRVEPGVAVTGGVGALAVYGHALDGLSTAVGVTQLGFGERSPLSRVILELDWVPAVPVLGEGWLFLLVKLAVASAVVYLFVPYVREEPSEGLLLLGFVAAVGLGPAVHNLLLFTVTA; this comes from the coding sequence GTGGCCACGGCTCCGACCCCCGCGACGCTCGGCGATCTCCCCTTTCTCCCGGCGGGGACGACGCTGCCCCCGCTCCCGTACCTCCTCGTCGCCCTCGTCGCGGGCGGCGGGGTCGCGGTCGCGCTTCGCCGCCGCCGACCGCGGGTCGCCGCCGCACACGTGCTCGCGTTGACCCCGTGGATCGCCCTCGGCTCCGCGCTCCACGTGCTGTACGTCGTGGGGACACTCCCCGGCGTCCTCGCGCCGTTCGGCGGGTCGCCGACGGTGTACCTCACGGTCGCGACGCTCGCGGGCGCGACCTGGCTGGTCGCCGACGCGGTCGCGGACGACGCTGGACGCGTCCCGGCCCTCCTCGCGGCCGCGGGAACGCTCGTCCTCGCTCCCGTCGTCGCCGCCGCGGTCGCGGGCGGCGTCTCCGGGCCGGGCGCGTACTGGTCGGCGGTCGCGGCGGTCGCTTCCGTCCCGGTCGCGGCGGTCGTCCGGCGGGCGCTCGGTCGAGTCGAGCCGGGCGTCGCCGTCACCGGCGGGGTCGGCGCGCTCGCCGTGTACGGGCACGCACTCGACGGCCTCTCGACCGCGGTCGGGGTGACGCAGCTCGGCTTCGGCGAGCGAAGTCCCCTCTCGCGGGTCATCCTCGAACTGGACTGGGTACCGGCGGTGCCGGTGCTCGGCGAGGGGTGGCTGTTCCTCCTCGTCAAGCTGGCGGTCGCGAGCGCCGTGGTGTACCTCTTCGTGCCGTACGTCCGCGAGGAGCCGTCGGAGGGGCTGCTCCTCCTCGGCTTCGTCGCCGCGGTCGGACTCGGTCCGGCCGTCCACAACCTGCTTCTGTTCACCGTGACGGCCTGA
- a CDS encoding succinylglutamate desuccinylase/aspartoacylase family protein produces MGNDRAFTYNGGAVPPGETQNIRYGISETYLGDPVRIPVTIVNGERDGPTAFLSAASHGDELNGIEVVREVAHEWDLSDLRGTLVCLPVLNVPGFLAQQRYLPVYDRDLNRSFPGKPGSTSSKRMAHRIYSNFIEPCDFGIDFHTSTRGRTNMLHARGDMTDEGVYRLAMAFGSSVIIDSDGPSGTLRGEATADGIPTVTVEMGEAHRFQRHLIDDALAGVRSAFAEYGMLETESVRWPGWRTVVAGSGEKTWLRADSGGIVDTHYESGSLVREGERIATITNPFKEDAVGVKAPFTGLLIGVLENPVVYPGNPLCHLVEVDESTERVLESRESSASPR; encoded by the coding sequence ATGGGAAACGACCGGGCGTTCACGTACAACGGCGGCGCGGTCCCGCCCGGCGAGACGCAGAACATCCGTTACGGTATCAGCGAGACGTACCTCGGCGACCCCGTCCGCATCCCGGTGACGATCGTCAACGGCGAGCGCGACGGCCCGACCGCGTTCCTCTCCGCGGCCTCGCACGGCGACGAGCTCAACGGGATCGAGGTCGTCCGGGAGGTCGCCCACGAGTGGGACCTCTCTGACCTCCGGGGCACGCTCGTCTGTCTGCCCGTGCTCAACGTGCCCGGCTTCCTCGCCCAACAGCGGTACCTCCCCGTCTACGACCGGGACCTGAACCGGTCGTTCCCGGGGAAGCCGGGGTCGACGAGCTCGAAGCGGATGGCCCACCGGATCTACTCGAACTTCATCGAGCCGTGCGACTTCGGGATCGACTTCCACACCTCGACGCGTGGACGCACGAACATGCTCCACGCCCGCGGCGACATGACCGACGAGGGGGTGTACCGCCTCGCGATGGCGTTCGGCTCGAGCGTGATAATCGACAGCGACGGTCCGAGCGGAACCCTCCGCGGGGAGGCGACCGCGGACGGGATCCCGACGGTCACCGTCGAGATGGGCGAGGCCCACCGGTTCCAGCGGCACCTCATCGACGACGCGCTCGCCGGCGTCCGGTCGGCGTTCGCGGAGTACGGAATGCTGGAGACGGAGTCCGTCCGCTGGCCCGGCTGGCGCACGGTGGTCGCGGGATCCGGAGAGAAGACGTGGCTCCGCGCCGACTCCGGCGGCATCGTCGACACCCACTACGAGAGCGGCTCGCTGGTTCGGGAGGGCGAGCGGATCGCGACGATCACCAACCCGTTCAAGGAGGACGCCGTCGGCGTGAAAGCGCCCTTCACCGGGCTGTTGATCGGCGTCCTCGAGAACCCCGTCGTCTACCCCGGAAACCCCCTCTGTCACCTGGTCGAGGTCGACGAGTCGACGGAGCGAGTCCTCGAGTCCCGGGAGTCGTCGGCGTCCCCGCGTTGA
- a CDS encoding DUF2150 family protein: MTEDEAVETFYSEERWQNWLDRLADEELDPENEDSARLLLNLQDDAAIAIAKILAALEEDRIDEDRAVEEIRDVSDIVLAEVSFDDEDKTMLIDGVQTSLVPVFYAAEEFVVGGVVEGDVDEFVHAAADAEADEDLDAALGYVVQAGTRVIDGERLDMELVEELEYGLVSEWVNGLDSLQSAIEDPEVVEED, encoded by the coding sequence ATGACCGAGGACGAGGCGGTGGAGACGTTCTACTCCGAGGAGCGCTGGCAGAACTGGCTCGACAGGCTCGCCGACGAGGAGCTCGACCCCGAAAACGAGGACTCCGCGCGGCTGCTCTTGAACCTCCAGGACGACGCCGCGATCGCGATCGCGAAGATCCTCGCGGCGCTGGAGGAGGACCGCATCGACGAGGACCGCGCGGTCGAGGAGATCCGGGACGTGAGCGACATCGTCCTCGCGGAGGTCTCCTTCGACGACGAGGACAAGACCATGCTCATCGACGGCGTCCAGACCTCGCTCGTCCCCGTCTTCTACGCCGCCGAGGAGTTCGTCGTCGGCGGCGTCGTCGAGGGCGACGTCGACGAGTTCGTCCACGCCGCGGCCGACGCCGAGGCCGACGAGGACCTCGACGCCGCCTTGGGATACGTGGTCCAGGCCGGCACTCGGGTCATCGACGGCGAGCGGCTCGACATGGAGCTCGTCGAGGAACTGGAGTACGGGCTCGTCTCCGAGTGGGTCAACGGGCTCGACTCGCTCCAGTCCGCCATCGAGGACCCCGAGGTCGTCGAGGAGGACTGA
- a CDS encoding DNA-3-methyladenine glycosylase family protein, with amino-acid sequence MDDRIAATLREDPTMAALVDRHGRLAVEPADDEFARLCTSIVNQQLSTASAAAIHERFLGVLGGDPTPDRVLAADEDALRDAGLSRTKVEYLRSAATAFRDGERDLTREGLADVDDDAVVEALTEIRGVGEWTARMYLIFALGREDVLPLGDLAVRKGIERVYNDGEELSRTEMREIAEAWRPYRSYGTRYVWAEYES; translated from the coding sequence ATGGACGACCGAATCGCGGCGACCCTACGCGAGGACCCGACGATGGCCGCGCTCGTCGACCGCCACGGCCGGCTCGCCGTCGAGCCCGCCGACGACGAGTTCGCTCGCCTCTGTACCTCGATCGTGAACCAGCAGCTCTCGACCGCCTCCGCGGCGGCGATCCACGAGCGGTTCCTCGGCGTCCTCGGCGGCGATCCGACCCCCGACCGCGTGCTGGCCGCCGACGAGGACGCCCTCCGCGACGCCGGGCTCAGCCGCACGAAGGTCGAGTACCTGCGATCGGCCGCGACGGCGTTCCGCGACGGGGAGCGCGACCTCACCCGGGAGGGGCTCGCCGACGTCGACGACGACGCGGTCGTCGAGGCGCTCACGGAGATCCGCGGCGTCGGCGAGTGGACCGCCCGGATGTACCTCATCTTCGCGCTCGGCCGCGAGGACGTGCTGCCGCTCGGCGACCTCGCGGTGCGGAAGGGGATAGAGCGGGTGTACAACGACGGTGAGGAACTGTCGCGAACGGAGATGCGCGAGATCGCCGAGGCCTGGCGACCCTACCGGAGCTACGGGACGCGGTACGTCTGGGCGGAGTACGAGTCGTAG